A genomic segment from Microcoleus sp. AS-A8 encodes:
- a CDS encoding AAA family ATPase, protein MSNTRTLTWSKVEYTAQLAFDVWGDQREVEWAKQAWESLIKAGLTTYSTKTEYCHVIIRFFALIDLYLGFSRIAWGKYIEPDYFPWAKKLQIHPFQVGQLIAGDPNWNLSDNENRYEIGLKFLAKKYRSHVTVALLDDFGSESKLFVSLYRIGETYTDPVDCDEGQEESYSYKTDQEIMNKATAENSLAFEWLTTICSHKVIRKLKLPPEPQSMVEEFSLNPEYSLFECADDTGFEEAELEDWVSAIERKGQAIIHGSPGTGKTYIADKLAKQIIGGSDGFMELVQFHPAYAYEDFIQGIRPQARLDGRLDYQIVSGRFLEFCKKAEFCEGLCVLIIDEINRANLAQVFGELMYLLEYRDKKIPLAGSSKPFGIPENVRIIGTMNTADRSIALVDHALRRRFAFIELRPNYNVLRRYHQRNTGFPVDGLIETLKRLNKAIADKHYEVGISYFLTENLAEEIEDIWQMEIEPYLEEYFYDQLDKVDEFRWGKIKPQLDL, encoded by the coding sequence ATGAGCAATACAAGAACTCTCACATGGAGTAAAGTAGAGTACACAGCTCAACTTGCTTTTGATGTATGGGGCGATCAACGAGAGGTAGAATGGGCAAAACAAGCTTGGGAGAGCTTAATTAAAGCCGGACTTACTACCTACTCTACTAAGACTGAATACTGCCACGTCATAATTCGTTTCTTTGCTCTTATTGATTTATACCTCGGATTTTCTAGGATTGCTTGGGGAAAATACATCGAACCGGATTACTTTCCGTGGGCGAAAAAACTGCAAATCCACCCATTTCAAGTTGGACAACTAATTGCTGGCGATCCTAATTGGAACCTCAGTGACAATGAAAATAGATACGAAATTGGGCTAAAGTTTTTAGCTAAAAAATATCGTTCTCATGTTACAGTGGCGCTGCTAGACGATTTTGGCAGTGAGTCAAAACTTTTTGTTTCCCTTTATCGAATTGGTGAAACGTACACAGATCCTGTGGACTGTGATGAAGGTCAGGAAGAGAGTTACTCCTACAAAACTGACCAAGAAATCATGAACAAAGCCACGGCAGAAAATTCATTGGCATTTGAGTGGCTTACCACTATATGTTCTCATAAAGTAATTAGAAAGCTCAAACTGCCACCTGAACCGCAATCAATGGTTGAGGAGTTCAGCCTAAACCCAGAATACAGTTTGTTTGAATGTGCTGATGATACTGGCTTTGAGGAAGCAGAGCTAGAAGACTGGGTAAGTGCTATTGAACGCAAAGGACAAGCAATTATACATGGATCACCAGGAACAGGCAAAACATACATTGCTGACAAACTCGCAAAACAGATAATCGGCGGCAGTGATGGTTTTATGGAACTAGTGCAATTTCATCCAGCCTATGCTTACGAAGATTTTATTCAGGGCATTCGTCCACAAGCTAGGCTAGATGGACGGCTTGATTACCAAATAGTTTCAGGTCGCTTTCTAGAATTCTGTAAAAAAGCAGAGTTTTGTGAAGGTTTGTGTGTTCTGATTATTGATGAAATCAACCGCGCAAACCTAGCTCAGGTGTTTGGAGAGTTAATGTATTTGTTGGAATACCGCGATAAAAAAATACCTCTAGCTGGAAGTAGCAAACCATTTGGCATCCCGGAAAATGTTCGCATCATCGGCACAATGAATACAGCTGATCGCTCTATTGCCCTAGTCGATCATGCCTTACGCCGTCGGTTTGCCTTCATCGAACTTCGTCCCAATTATAATGTGCTGCGACGGTATCACCAAAGGAATACTGGTTTTCCAGTGGATGGATTGATTGAGACGCTGAAGCGGTTGAATAAGGCGATCGCAGACAAACACTACGAAGTTGGCATCTCCTATTTTTTAACAGAAAATCTGGCTGAAGAAATTGAAGACATCTGGCAAATGGAGATTGAGCCGTATCTGGAAGAATACTTTTATGATCAATTGGACAAAGTAGACGAGTTTCGCTGGGGCAAAATCAAACCGCAGCTTGATCTATGA
- the gor gene encoding glutathione-disulfide reductase: MTYDYDLFVIGAGSGGIATARRAAQYGAKVGIAEFSQLGGTCVNRGCIPKKLMVYASHFPHQFEDAQGYGWSAVHSTLDWPKMISAVNQEVERLNGVYQRMIDNAGVDLINGYAKFLDPHTLEINDRKITADKILIAVGGEPYKPDIPGIEHAIVSDAMFHLKEQPKHIAIIGTGYIGVEFACIMNGLGSKVTLLDRNDLILRGFDDDLRSGIQEGMQQHGIEILNHSQAASIEKTPEGLKLAIANSNLTVTADVILSATGRKPNLPNMGLENAGVEVKKDAIAVDEYSRTNQPHIYAVGDCTNRINLTPVAINEGRAFADTVFGGQPRTMAYDNIPSAIFSTPEGATVGLTEAQARKNWGEAVKCYRAAFRPMYHTLSGRAEKTMVKLVVEEDTQKVLGAHMVGEHAAEIIQGIAIALKMGATKQDFDATVGIHPSTAEEFVTLR; this comes from the coding sequence ATGACCTACGATTACGATTTGTTTGTGATTGGTGCGGGTTCGGGAGGAATCGCTACGGCGAGACGGGCGGCACAATATGGGGCAAAAGTAGGGATTGCGGAATTTAGCCAATTAGGGGGCACCTGTGTGAATCGTGGCTGCATCCCTAAAAAATTGATGGTCTACGCCTCTCACTTCCCTCACCAGTTTGAGGATGCACAAGGCTATGGTTGGAGTGCCGTACACAGTACCCTCGACTGGCCTAAAATGATTTCTGCCGTTAATCAGGAAGTTGAACGCCTCAATGGGGTCTATCAGCGAATGATTGACAATGCGGGGGTGGATCTAATTAATGGTTATGCGAAGTTCCTCGATCCCCATACCTTAGAAATCAATGACCGCAAGATTACAGCCGATAAAATTTTAATTGCGGTTGGGGGAGAGCCTTATAAGCCTGATATTCCAGGCATTGAACATGCAATTGTTTCTGATGCCATGTTCCACCTCAAGGAGCAACCCAAGCACATCGCCATTATTGGCACTGGCTATATCGGCGTGGAATTTGCTTGTATTATGAACGGTCTGGGTTCTAAGGTAACTCTGCTCGATCGCAACGATCTAATTTTACGAGGCTTTGATGATGATCTGCGTTCAGGCATTCAAGAGGGAATGCAACAGCACGGGATTGAGATTCTTAACCACTCTCAAGCCGCCTCTATTGAAAAAACTCCAGAAGGTCTTAAACTGGCGATCGCGAATAGCAACCTGACAGTAACCGCAGATGTGATTCTTTCTGCGACCGGTCGCAAGCCCAATTTGCCAAATATGGGTCTAGAGAATGCTGGGGTGGAAGTTAAAAAGGATGCCATTGCAGTCGATGAGTATAGTCGCACCAACCAGCCGCATATTTATGCCGTCGGGGATTGCACCAACCGCATAAATCTAACCCCAGTTGCGATTAATGAAGGTCGTGCCTTTGCCGATACCGTATTTGGCGGTCAACCTCGGACAATGGCTTACGATAACATCCCTTCCGCCATTTTTTCCACCCCTGAGGGGGCGACAGTCGGTTTAACAGAAGCTCAAGCCAGGAAAAATTGGGGTGAAGCGGTGAAGTGCTATCGCGCTGCCTTTAGACCCATGTACCATACTCTCAGTGGTCGGGCGGAGAAGACAATGGTGAAATTAGTCGTCGAGGAGGACACTCAGAAAGTCTTGGGCGCTCACATGGTGGGCGAACATGCCGCAGAAATCATACAAGGAATTGCCATCGCCCTCAAGATGGGAGCCACGAAACAAGACTTTGACGCTACTGTTGGTATCCATCCTTCCACAGCGGAAGAGTTCGTTACCCTACGCTAA
- a CDS encoding Uma2 family endonuclease, translating to MATTTQRTLQDFLKLPNIEESPAWEFVDGQANQKPMPTSHHSILQKRLTAAIDQADSAYEAFPELRCVLSNNSVVPDITVIRRERIPSRNIPVEGAPDWMIEILSPDQSTTKLIAKIQNCLQEGTQLGWLIDSEEQVIIVLWPDSRMGLLKNSARLPVLDDIPLDLTVEQVFNWVRSRLRP from the coding sequence ATGGCTACCACTACCCAACGTACACTGCAAGACTTCCTGAAACTACCCAATATTGAGGAATCGCCAGCTTGGGAGTTTGTGGATGGACAAGCCAATCAAAAACCCATGCCCACAAGTCACCATAGCATCTTGCAGAAACGCCTAACTGCTGCAATTGACCAAGCTGACTCAGCTTACGAAGCTTTTCCAGAACTGCGTTGTGTCTTGAGTAACAACTCTGTTGTTCCTGACATCACAGTGATTCGCCGAGAACGAATTCCCTCTCGGAATATTCCTGTCGAAGGTGCACCCGATTGGATGATTGAAATCCTCTCCCCTGACCAAAGTACTACTAAATTGATTGCCAAAATTCAGAATTGTTTGCAGGAAGGGACACAACTAGGATGGCTAATCGATTCAGAGGAACAGGTGATTATAGTACTGTGGCCTGATAGTCGTATGGGTTTACTGAAAAACAGCGCTCGCTTGCCTGTTCTCGATGATATTCCATTAGATTTGACCGTCGAGCAAGTGTTTAACTGGGTGCGATCGCGCTTGCGCCCATAG
- a CDS encoding VWA domain-containing protein — protein sequence MDISQPTLANFLQHLRTENQPFILRRNAAPPQWNDEALHRSNYDQNPELYALLAVAETIQPWQRVRMLFQLLQRSRKGMSNEVRCTLERVTDLLLAVLHPDQVLTVFLALRRVRSNHKHTTKAILKYILNHPQFEDMASRRRPTLVDCLEHALGKNVARACAKMLSEEVTANEAYLRRNLLRFVRDAQWVNLVLPFVYKQGTRQTGNGQYQQAHQQYIEKIEQHQERPKTVTATNRGDIAATLVHLYRGGSSAQLEQAVEGYVEEAARELPQFAGKVALVLDTSASTRSYGEREYCALAQSIALQRVLEKRCTNLQVHTVGGSGYLPLPEGSTDLATALLDALEGEPDVVAIVTDGYENVYPGDLERVVASLPNAGVQTPVVLCHSKFTPSDDLSLRRPAENLPQLEFWHQDDFEDIVLSLFLMADGKGASECLREFLLEKLYKVEKEVAPWTTIN from the coding sequence ATGGATATTAGCCAACCAACCCTCGCAAATTTCCTTCAGCATTTGCGTACAGAAAATCAGCCCTTTATTCTGCGGCGAAATGCAGCACCACCTCAGTGGAATGATGAAGCGTTGCATCGGTCGAACTATGACCAAAATCCAGAGCTTTATGCTCTTTTGGCTGTAGCAGAAACCATTCAACCTTGGCAGCGTGTGCGGATGTTGTTTCAATTGCTGCAACGCTCTCGCAAAGGGATGTCGAACGAAGTCCGTTGCACTTTAGAGCGTGTTACAGATTTGTTGCTGGCAGTTTTGCACCCCGACCAAGTGTTGACGGTGTTTCTGGCGCTGCGACGAGTTCGGTCGAATCACAAACATACTACAAAAGCCATCCTCAAGTACATTCTCAATCATCCCCAGTTTGAAGACATGGCAAGCCGTCGTCGTCCGACTTTGGTGGATTGCCTGGAACATGCACTGGGTAAGAATGTGGCACGAGCTTGTGCCAAGATGCTCAGTGAAGAGGTAACGGCTAACGAAGCCTATCTGCGTCGCAACTTGCTGCGGTTTGTCCGCGATGCTCAGTGGGTAAACCTCGTCCTGCCCTTTGTTTACAAGCAGGGGACACGCCAAACGGGTAACGGTCAGTATCAGCAGGCTCATCAGCAGTATATCGAGAAGATAGAGCAGCACCAAGAACGCCCCAAAACGGTTACGGCAACCAATCGCGGTGATATTGCCGCAACGCTGGTTCACCTCTACCGGGGTGGTAGCTCGGCACAGTTGGAACAGGCTGTAGAGGGCTACGTTGAGGAAGCGGCGCGGGAATTGCCTCAATTTGCGGGGAAAGTGGCGCTAGTTCTGGATACTTCTGCCTCGACTCGTAGCTATGGCGAACGCGAATATTGTGCTCTGGCTCAATCCATCGCCTTGCAACGGGTACTCGAAAAACGCTGTACTAATTTGCAAGTTCATACGGTGGGGGGTTCTGGATATCTGCCACTACCGGAAGGTAGCACGGATTTAGCAACGGCTCTCCTGGATGCGCTGGAAGGTGAACCGGATGTAGTGGCAATTGTTACGGATGGGTATGAGAATGTCTATCCCGGAGACTTGGAACGTGTTGTGGCCTCTTTGCCGAATGCTGGTGTGCAGACGCCTGTTGTTTTGTGCCATAGCAAGTTTACGCCCTCCGATGACTTAAGCTTACGGCGTCCTGCCGAGAACCTGCCGCAACTGGAATTCTGGCATCAAGATGACTTTGAAGACATAGTGCTGTCGTTGTTCTTGATGGCTGACGGTAAAGGTGCGTCAGAGTGCCTGCGGGAGTTTCTACTCGAAAAACTCTACAAGGTCGAAAAGGAGGTAGCACCTTGGACTACCATCAATTAA
- a CDS encoding ATP synthase F0 subunit B, translated as MEEILIVDSWHIPLTKRTVVDEELMLAQLDLVRENLPKAFEDAEKIVRQREEILLQAEEYAQEIMEAAERRADQILDEMGIIQQAEMEANQIRKRVQQECEAIQEQTLAEIERMRLQAQQELEQMRLMALTECEDIQNGADDYADAVLTSIEQQLTEMLRVIRNGRHQLQGEPPPDYPLEIDPPTSGSRPSSPPPKQ; from the coding sequence ATGGAAGAGATCCTAATCGTCGATAGCTGGCACATCCCCTTAACCAAACGCACGGTGGTGGATGAAGAACTGATGTTGGCTCAACTCGATTTAGTCCGGGAAAATCTACCAAAAGCGTTTGAAGACGCGGAAAAAATCGTCCGCCAACGGGAGGAAATTCTCCTGCAAGCCGAAGAATATGCCCAAGAAATTATGGAAGCCGCCGAACGACGGGCTGACCAGATTTTGGATGAAATGGGCATTATCCAGCAGGCAGAAATGGAAGCCAACCAAATCCGCAAACGCGTGCAGCAAGAGTGTGAAGCCATCCAAGAGCAAACCTTAGCTGAAATTGAGCGGATGCGCCTGCAAGCACAACAAGAATTAGAGCAGATGCGCCTGATGGCACTCACCGAGTGTGAGGATATTCAAAATGGTGCTGATGACTACGCCGACGCTGTTCTCACCAGTATCGAGCAGCAACTAACCGAAATGCTCCGGGTAATTCGCAATGGACGTCACCAGTTGCAAGGAGAACCGCCTCCCGATTATCCACTTGAAATAGACCCCCCAACGTCTGGCTCACGACCCTCATCGCCTCCACCTAAGCAATGA
- a CDS encoding family 10 glycosylhydrolase — translation MVASPTRFSDIQNHWARLFIEGLAHKGIISGFPDGTFRPNQAMNRAEFAAILQKAFTQPKKRPYVPFVDVPAKFWAAPAIQKAYEAGFISGYPGNRFRPEASISRLEVLLSLATGLDIPANSTFALKVSLPERYQDAAQIPAYATDKIRAATGANLVVNYPNLKQLRPLEAANRADVAAFIYQALVYLEKVPAITSEYIVLVRPKTVSVSHKREFRAVWVTTAWNIDWPSQRGLPVEQQKTELIQILDRIQALKFNAIVLQVRPTGDALYSSQLEPWSEWLTGTQGKAPEPFYDPLELAIAEAHKRNIELHAWFNPYRAGTSSQRSPNVRPHITISHPEYVYQYDTNVWMDPGAKVVQDWTYNVILDVVRRYDIDGVHLDDYFYPYPVSGVKFPDDKTYSAYQTAGGKLALADWRRDNVNRMMERLSSGIQATKRHVKFGISPFGINRPGQPPQIKGLDQYEAIYADPKKWLEEGWVDYMSPQLYWRIDPPEQSYSALLQWWVDNNPKGRQIYPGNNLSKLDGKDWPISEYERQVAITRNLASKLALGNIFYSMKPLTQNRLGVFERFQTSLYPELALVPNMPWLGTVAPTIPDDVRVKDGNLTWKAPSSGNIRSFSLYKQNADGWKLVGIIDAATTTVTIDPGTYALCAVDILANESAGVVISIT, via the coding sequence ATGGTCGCCTCACCCACTCGCTTCTCTGATATTCAAAATCACTGGGCACGTTTATTTATTGAAGGTTTAGCCCATAAGGGCATAATTAGCGGGTTTCCGGATGGCACGTTTCGTCCTAATCAAGCGATGAATCGAGCTGAGTTTGCTGCTATCTTACAGAAAGCCTTTACCCAACCCAAGAAGCGCCCCTACGTTCCTTTTGTCGATGTTCCAGCCAAGTTCTGGGCAGCCCCAGCCATTCAAAAAGCGTATGAAGCTGGATTCATCTCCGGGTATCCGGGTAATCGATTCCGCCCCGAAGCCAGTATTTCCCGATTAGAAGTATTACTCTCTCTCGCCACGGGCTTAGATATTCCTGCCAATAGTACATTCGCGCTCAAAGTTTCACTGCCAGAACGCTATCAAGATGCAGCTCAAATCCCCGCCTATGCCACCGATAAAATTAGAGCGGCTACAGGGGCAAACCTGGTCGTGAATTATCCAAATTTGAAGCAACTCAGACCCCTTGAGGCGGCGAATCGTGCAGATGTGGCAGCGTTTATTTACCAAGCCTTGGTGTATTTGGAAAAGGTGCCTGCCATTACTTCTGAATATATTGTTCTTGTTCGCCCAAAAACAGTTTCAGTGAGTCATAAACGGGAGTTTAGAGCGGTTTGGGTAACAACAGCATGGAATATCGATTGGCCTTCTCAACGTGGACTCCCCGTCGAACAACAAAAAACTGAACTCATCCAGATTCTTGATCGGATACAAGCCCTAAAGTTCAATGCGATAGTCTTACAGGTACGACCCACAGGAGATGCTTTATATTCATCTCAATTAGAACCTTGGAGTGAATGGCTAACAGGGACTCAGGGCAAAGCACCGGAACCCTTTTATGACCCCTTAGAATTGGCGATCGCCGAAGCTCATAAGCGTAATATTGAACTTCATGCCTGGTTCAATCCCTACCGTGCTGGAACCTCTTCCCAACGTTCCCCCAATGTTCGCCCTCATATCACCATTAGCCATCCAGAATATGTTTACCAATACGATACGAATGTGTGGATGGACCCAGGAGCGAAAGTTGTTCAAGATTGGACGTACAACGTCATTCTCGATGTAGTCCGCCGCTATGATATCGATGGGGTTCACCTGGATGATTATTTCTATCCCTATCCCGTATCTGGAGTGAAATTCCCAGATGACAAAACCTATAGCGCTTATCAAACAGCAGGCGGTAAACTGGCGCTCGCAGACTGGCGGCGAGATAATGTAAATCGCATGATGGAGCGCCTATCCTCAGGAATCCAAGCCACAAAACGTCACGTTAAATTTGGCATTAGTCCCTTCGGCATTAATCGCCCTGGACAACCACCTCAGATTAAAGGATTAGATCAGTATGAAGCGATTTATGCTGACCCGAAGAAGTGGCTAGAAGAGGGTTGGGTCGATTATATGTCCCCTCAACTCTACTGGCGGATTGACCCCCCAGAGCAAAGTTACTCGGCTTTGCTGCAATGGTGGGTTGATAATAATCCTAAAGGTCGCCAAATTTATCCCGGTAATAACCTCAGTAAGCTGGATGGCAAAGACTGGCCGATTTCTGAGTATGAAAGACAGGTAGCAATTACGCGGAATCTCGCCTCAAAACTGGCTTTGGGAAATATTTTTTATAGTATGAAGCCATTGACTCAAAATCGCTTAGGGGTTTTTGAGCGATTCCAAACCTCGCTCTATCCCGAATTGGCATTGGTTCCCAATATGCCGTGGCTGGGTACTGTAGCACCGACTATTCCTGATGATGTAAGGGTGAAAGATGGCAACCTAACCTGGAAAGCTCCCAGTTCTGGAAATATTCGTTCTTTTTCGCTCTATAAACAGAATGCGGATGGCTGGAAGCTGGTGGGAATCATTGACGCTGCCACCACCACTGTTACTATAGATCCGGGAACTTATGCCTTGTGTGCGGTGGATATCCTTGCTAATGAAAGTGCAGGCGTTGTTATCTCAATCACATAA
- a CDS encoding PEP-CTERM sorting domain-containing protein has protein sequence MRHNFLKLSLALPILTVAGLFAARPATAVSFYTITNLGSTDYDSFNYLGELAAAGKTYNATTYVAGSNVFLNDDTVIDLSTFAPSYSPDGTTAVAINNLNQVTGNTGFAESFFWSEETGFTLINAPGPGGYISASDINNLGQVVGTAGAPSAGTEGYVWRLNGPDFNIGLLPDIDPGLGGTSAIGINDNSQVVGVFGSSSLDNYYRAILYEEGTLYNLNNLIPANSGWTLERAFDINNQGQIVGTGVVNGQEQDFLLTPTNGTDPQPVPEPSTTLATLALGTFGALKILKHKRKQPHL, from the coding sequence ATGAGACACAACTTTCTCAAACTTAGCCTTGCACTACCAATCCTCACGGTCGCAGGACTGTTCGCGGCTCGACCCGCAACGGCGGTATCTTTTTATACCATCACCAATCTCGGCTCAACTGATTACGACAGCTTCAACTACCTCGGCGAGTTAGCTGCTGCTGGAAAAACCTACAACGCTACAACTTATGTAGCCGGGAGTAATGTCTTTTTGAATGACGATACTGTAATAGACCTTAGCACTTTTGCTCCAAGCTATAGTCCTGATGGTACTACAGCCGTTGCTATTAACAACCTTAACCAAGTGACCGGAAATACAGGTTTTGCTGAATCCTTTTTCTGGAGCGAGGAAACAGGCTTTACTTTGATTAACGCACCAGGCCCTGGAGGTTATATTTCGGCATCGGACATCAACAATCTCGGTCAAGTGGTAGGGACTGCGGGAGCGCCATCTGCTGGCACTGAGGGTTATGTTTGGAGGCTCAATGGTCCAGACTTCAACATTGGACTTTTACCGGATATTGACCCTGGCTTAGGCGGTACTTCTGCTATAGGAATTAACGACAACAGTCAGGTCGTGGGTGTTTTTGGTAGCAGTAGTTTGGATAACTACTATCGAGCGATTCTCTACGAGGAAGGCACGTTATACAACCTCAATAATCTAATTCCTGCTAACTCTGGCTGGACTCTAGAAAGGGCATTTGACATCAATAATCAGGGACAAATCGTAGGTACTGGTGTTGTCAATGGTCAAGAGCAAGACTTCCTACTAACTCCTACCAATGGAACTGACCCCCAACCGGTACCTGAACCTTCTACAACTTTAGCTACCTTAGCGTTGGGTACTTTCGGTGCTTTAAAGATTCTCAAACACAAACGGAAACAGCCGCATTTGTAG
- the coaD gene encoding pantetheine-phosphate adenylyltransferase, with protein sequence MIAIYPGSFDPITLGHLDIIERGSRVFDHVIVAVLRNPDKSPLFTVQERIEQIRRCTPHLSNVEVDSFNGLTVEYARLKNAKVLLRGLRAVSDFEKELQMAHTNQTLWDEIETVFLATSNEYSFLSSSVVKEIAKFGGSVDHLVPQQVALDICRCYTETHPGATPPTETNPTTQVNHRPMDREV encoded by the coding sequence GTGATTGCAATCTACCCAGGCAGTTTCGATCCCATCACCTTAGGGCACCTCGACATTATCGAACGTGGCTCAAGGGTCTTTGACCATGTGATTGTCGCCGTGCTACGCAATCCCGATAAATCGCCCTTATTTACGGTACAAGAGCGAATTGAGCAAATACGCCGATGTACCCCACATCTGTCCAACGTTGAAGTAGACAGCTTTAACGGTTTGACCGTGGAATATGCGAGACTGAAGAATGCTAAAGTGCTACTGCGCGGGCTACGAGCCGTTTCAGATTTTGAGAAAGAACTCCAGATGGCTCATACTAACCAAACCCTCTGGGATGAGATTGAAACCGTTTTTCTCGCTACCTCGAACGAGTACAGTTTCTTAAGTAGTAGCGTAGTTAAGGAGATTGCCAAATTTGGCGGCTCCGTCGATCATCTTGTTCCTCAGCAGGTTGCGCTAGATATTTGCCGATGTTACACCGAGACCCATCCCGGAGCGACCCCCCCGACCGAGACGAATCCAACAACTCAGGTGAACCACCGTCCAATGGATCGAGAGGTGTAG
- a CDS encoding putative DNA binding domain-containing protein: MFTEEALKAIIAGGETLTVEFKSDRGPLQDTDLLEAVVCLANTKGGKLIVGVENDGRVTGLHPRHSDSASHLLAALVTNRTVPPLAVEAEFVDLSEGRIAILDVPAVPQMVSTSDGRTLIRHLDTHGHPKCRPLYPTEINSWYADRGQRDTTARLMTNAKWEDLDPLEFIRLRRLLNEYRGDASLLDLSDKELARALGFVQRHDVIPTLAGLLVVGREEALREQVPTHEVAFQVLRGQDVAINEFYRWPLLRVFERIMEAFSLRNEESELTVDLFRVGIPAYDPRAFREAVNNALTHRDYNRMGTVHVQTHDNAIVIRNPGGLMEGLRLDNLLNTGPVPRNPLLADIFKRLGLVERTGRGIGLIYSGQLRTGRLLPDYSGTTNHSVAVRLPGGESDLDFVKIILLEEKRLKRSFSLDELLMLSLLRRERELNLAEAGRLIQKGEDEARRVLEELTEDGLIERLKTSRQREYMLSASMYRHMGKPEAYIRRRGFEPLQMEQMVLQYTTKHGRITRSEVMNLCKINRNQASHLLRKLVHQGLLQKMGTSGTGRGVHYVLPQAAISEEATVNMSINSQQRLSLNNTNDIDISIYSQDVLSKSAMSEDAKEDTSINSQKRLDSKNTTDINIPLFFQLELDLENTIDE; encoded by the coding sequence ATGTTCACCGAAGAGGCTCTCAAAGCAATTATTGCTGGTGGTGAAACTCTCACCGTCGAGTTCAAGAGTGATCGAGGACCTCTACAAGACACAGATCTATTAGAAGCTGTTGTTTGTCTCGCTAATACGAAAGGTGGAAAGCTGATCGTTGGTGTTGAAAATGACGGGCGTGTGACAGGTTTACATCCACGTCATTCGGATTCTGCTTCTCATCTTCTTGCTGCTCTTGTAACCAATCGCACGGTACCACCTCTGGCAGTAGAGGCGGAATTTGTTGATCTCTCAGAGGGACGTATTGCGATATTGGATGTACCAGCCGTTCCACAAATGGTATCGACCAGTGATGGACGAACTTTGATTCGTCACTTAGATACACATGGACACCCAAAATGCAGACCTCTCTACCCAACAGAAATAAATAGCTGGTACGCTGATCGTGGTCAACGTGACACAACAGCACGGCTTATGACGAATGCCAAGTGGGAAGATCTCGATCCTCTTGAGTTTATCCGTCTACGTCGTTTACTGAACGAATATCGAGGCGATGCATCTCTTCTAGATTTGTCAGACAAAGAGCTAGCGCGTGCTTTAGGCTTTGTGCAGAGACATGATGTAATACCAACGCTGGCTGGATTGCTTGTAGTAGGTCGAGAAGAGGCTTTACGTGAACAAGTTCCTACTCATGAAGTTGCATTTCAGGTGTTACGTGGGCAAGACGTTGCTATCAACGAGTTCTACCGTTGGCCGCTACTGCGGGTATTTGAACGGATAATGGAAGCTTTTAGCCTTCGCAATGAAGAGAGTGAACTGACAGTAGATTTATTTCGTGTAGGAATTCCTGCTTATGATCCGCGTGCTTTTCGTGAAGCCGTCAATAATGCTCTAACTCACCGCGATTACAACCGGATGGGAACCGTGCATGTTCAGACTCACGACAATGCAATCGTGATAAGGAATCCGGGTGGTTTGATGGAAGGTCTTCGATTAGATAACTTGTTAAATACTGGCCCTGTTCCAAGGAATCCACTACTCGCTGATATTTTTAAGCGTTTAGGGCTTGTAGAGCGTACTGGGCGAGGAATTGGGCTGATATATTCTGGGCAATTACGAACTGGGCGGTTACTTCCCGATTACTCAGGAACTACTAATCATAGCGTTGCTGTCCGTCTACCTGGCGGAGAATCTGATCTCGACTTCGTAAAAATCATATTGTTAGAGGAAAAACGGCTAAAGAGATCTTTCAGTCTTGATGAATTACTAATGCTCAGTCTTCTTAGACGAGAGCGAGAACTCAACCTAGCCGAAGCAGGGCGTTTAATACAAAAAGGTGAGGATGAGGCTCGTCGTGTGCTTGAAGAACTCACGGAAGATGGTTTGATAGAAAGATTGAAAACCTCACGCCAGCGAGAATACATGCTCAGTGCTTCTATGTATCGACACATGGGTAAGCCTGAAGCTTATATTCGTCGTAGAGGCTTTGAGCCATTACAGATGGAGCAGATGGTTTTGCAATATACTACTAAACACGGACGCATTACACGGTCTGAAGTAATGAATTTGTGTAAGATTAATAGGAATCAAGCATCTCATCTCCTCAGGAAACTTGTACATCAAGGTCTTCTTCAAAAGATGGGTACTAGTGGTACTGGTCGTGGTGTACATTATGTTCTTCCACAAGCTGCAATATCGGAAGAGGCTACGGTCAATATGTCTATTAATTCTCAACAAAGGCTTAGTTTAAACAATACTAATGATATCGATATATCCATATACTCTCAGGATGTTCTTTCCAAATCTGCAATGTCTGAAGACGCTAAGGAAGATACGTCTATTAATTCTCAAAAAAGACTTGATTCAAAGAACACTACTGATATAAATATACCCCTGTTCTTTCAACTAGAACTTGACTTAGAGAACACCATTGATGAGTAG